ATAAGACAACAACACGAGAAAAATCATAGGTAAGATTCTCTTCATATTAATTTAGTGTTAGTGCTAGTGAAGGTAGATCAAAAATTCTAGTCACACAAAAATTACACGACACTAAAATAATCTTTACGATATATTTTATCATATAAAACGACTCAATCGATTGCGTAACATTCACGCAATCGATTGAGGAAAATACAGCACAAAAGCGCCATATAACGAGATACAGCTAAAAATAACCCATATCACTAAGAACAATTAATACAAAAAGCTATCTACCAAAAAAAAGAAAGAAACAAATAAAAATAAATACTATATTTAATTATTAGGATAACATAAATACTCCAAACAAGATCGTAATTTTTAAATTAAAATAGGAATCTCTAAAAACAGGCTATATTTCAGATCAATTAAATACGGAAAAATCGCAATTCAACGAAAGTTAAATAGCAAATCATATCTTAGTAAGAATCATATCATAATTACCAAGATTGTCTCTAAAAACACGGCATGATTAGGCCAATTATTTTTAACAGGAACATCAGCTACTACTGGCTTAATACAAATTGCATCGCTCAATCAAAATGCGGTGGTTCAAGTTCACTGTTTGAAAAAGTAATATAAAAATAGAAAAGGGGATGGTCTTACACGATCCTCCCCTTTTCTATGTACTCTATTTTCGTCCATTTAATGAATGCCTTTAAATATCCGCTTCCAACGTATTTTAGAAAGCCCTTTTCCGTCTGTATTCCAGCTCATCCAGGTAAATAAGGCTTTACCCACAATATGATCCTCGGGAACAAAGCCCCAATCTCTGGCGTCCAACGAATTATGCCTGTTGTCTCCCATCATCCAATAGTAATCCATTTTAAATGTGTATGAATCCGTCTTGCTGCCATTCAAGTATAAGCCATCAGCCCTCTTCTCTAATCGGTTATGCTCATAGACCCGAATGGCGCGCTCGTAAAGCGGCAAGGTCTGCGCATTTAAAATAACTTTCATACCCTTTTTCGGAATCACAAAAGGTCCAAAATTATCGTAATTCCATTTGTACTGCGGATCATTTGGAAACGTGTTGATCTGTGCTTCGCCAGGTTTACCGATGTTCATCTGCATGGATTTGACATTGGACCATGATTTCACCATTTGAGCCTGCTCTTGGGTTAGAAAAACAATATAAGTTCCGGGTTGAAGCAACCTTATCTCGATGCCCATATCTTTCATTCGCTGTTCATCCAACTCTGTTCCATCGGTCATCACGATATAATCCATCTGACTTTCTGGTGCGACAAAACCAGGTTGGTCATTTACGTATAATACAGCCTCCTGCATACTGATCTTATCCCCAGGCATTCCTACGCAGCGTTTGATCAAATGCTCTCTTTTATCCACGGGACGTGTTTGAATGGTAAATTGCTGGTGTACGGCTTCATAACCCATCGAACGTACCAGATCATAATAAGGCTGGTCTTGATTCTCTATTGCCACAGTGTCTCCTGCCGGTGCATTAAATACAATAACATCATTTCGTTTGATCTGCTGGAAACCTGGAAGCCGTTTGTATGGAAGCTCAATCAATTCAGAAAAAGCCTTTCCTCCAACAACGGGCATTGTATGATGTGCAAAAGGAAAAGCAATAGGTGTATTGGGAATACGTGGCCCATAGTTCAATTTACTCACAAATAAATAGTCACCGATCAAAAGTGATTGCTGCATGGAGCCCGAAGGGATCATAAAGGCTTCCAGTAAGAAACCTCGGATCAGTGTTGCTGCAACGGTTGCAAAAACGATCGCATCCGCCCATTCACGGACCATGGATTTCTTATAGGGATACTTGACTTTGAATTCATTGTAGGATTCGTGTAGCAATCCCAGCTGAATCTCCTTTGTCATTGTTTTTCCTTCGCTATTTGCCGCTTTAAGCTTTTTAGCATAAATTCCATTGAGAAACTGAACGTTTTTATCTCTTCCCCATAGCGGTAATACGATAAAAGGTAACAATACCGCAGCGCAGTTTTCCCAAAATCTTCTCTTGCCAAAACAATGGATAAAATCGAGGTATAAATTATAAAAGACAAAGACATTCACAATGGGAACGATCAACAACACAATATACCAAACAGGTCTATTGGTGATCTGCCCCTGAATCCATTGACTATAAACTGGAACGATACCCTCCCAACCACGACGTCCTGCCTTTTCAAATAAAAGCCAAAAACCATAAGCTGCGATAATGGTTAGTACAATAAAAATAATAAGCTCCATATTCACTTTTTTATCGAAATGTAACTAGATCAACGTTAATAAATAAACAACCTGGATGAATCCAACGGAGATTCTTTCGCGCGCTGTAACTCATTATATCTCATAATATATCTGATAAATACATCATAATTATATTTCTGTTCTTTTTCAAATTCGGCAAATAATTCGGGTTCATCATTGATCAGACGCCCCAATGTCAGTGTGCGTTTCTTTTTGTTTCCACTAAATAAGCCACTCGAATTACTGTTTATTTCAATCACCTCACCTGTTGCTTTCTTGAGCGCATAGGCATATTTTGACTTTGTAAATCCGACACCAATCATTGGCGCAGCTCCACCGCTACCGATCATCATCCCGCCACTACCTCCAAAATGTAATTCGGAGACATAATAAGCCATAATTTCACCATCGACAAGCACTTCCGCAAAAGTCGGTTCCAGGTCTTGCGCCTTCCGGACTTGATAGATCTGTGGAGAAGTTCCCGGCACAGGATCCAGTCCATTTTCTACATAGGATGGGGCATACACTTTCTTTTTGGATTGCCAATAGGCGCGAAACACCTGATCGGGAGTAAAAGTCAACTTTTCTTTTTGTAGGTTCTCAAATTTTAGCTTACGATCCTTGACTGAAGAGATCTTTCCATACAACGTATCCGCATTCATCAATACGAGGTAATCTACGTTTTTTTCATCCTTTTGCGCTTGTACTACAGCTGAACTACATAAAAAAAATAAGAAAAAAACAATCCTAAAATTTGATATCAGTCTCATAAACCACTATTTATACCTGTAAAGCTACATAAAAATACATGATTCAGCTATAATTCTTCCAGCTTTAACCTTTCTTAAGTAAATCTGTTTCCCGGAGTGATTGCTATTTTATCTTGTCAGGATTATGCCATGGCAAAAGACAAACTTATAGCGAATAGCTACAACCAATCAATATGCTGATTTATAAAAAAAGCTGCCCAAAATATTTGGAACAGCTCATTTTATCCGGTTAAAATTAGACCTTATCCTTTATGTTTACCCTCAAATTCTGTAGACGCTTTGTTCACTCCGTTGCTCATGCTTTCAAAGGCTTTATTGATATTATCAAGCAATGCAGATTCTGTCGTCGCATCAGAGGTTTTGCTTTTACGCAATTCGATCAACTTTGGATAGTCTTCTGTTACAATCTTTTTGTAACCATTCAGACCATCGAGCACTGCTTTCTGAAAGCTGGCGTCACCTTTAAAATCACCTAGATCTTCTACTTTCTTAATATCGTCGTTTAGAGATTTTCCCCACTCTGTACGTACCTGTTCTGCCTTTGCATAGTCAGCAGCATTCATGGCAGCATTCATCGCTTCAATATGCTTTTCACTTCCATTGATGACAGTGATAATTGAATTGTTATACGTCGCAGGATCCTTCGTTCCTGAACCACAACTTGAGATCGTCAGTACCGCTACGGTCAAGATGCCTGTTATAAATTGCTTCATCATTGTTGTTATATTTTATAGTTTACTTGTCTTTTTGTTTATAAACGTCTCTTACTCCTTATTCCATTTCCGCATTGGCCCATTCACCTACAATATCGTAACTAACTTAACCAAAGATAGTTGAGTTCAAATGTATTTTTTATCACTGATTTCAGGGATTTATTATCACAACCTTATTGTGCAACATAGTTGCTTTTAACATTTCTTTACTTATATTTGTTGCAACTTAATTGCAATATATAATTTACAAAAAGCCCAGCTCAATTGATGAACAGACGCACGATTCTCACGCTCTTATTTACGTATAGTATCTTATACCCTGCTTGTGCACAAGAAAAAGCAACAAAGACAATTGGGCTAAGGGAGGTATACATTGAAGGGGGACGTTACAAAAAATCAGCTGAAGGTGCAATGTCCATAGATGTCCTAACCAGTGATTCATTACAGAAATATCAGGCCGGCAGTTTGATGCAAACTTTAAGCCGACTTCCTGGAGTGAATGCCATAGGCATCGGCGCTAGTCAATCCAAACCACAAATCCGGGGTCTCGGTTTTAATCGGGTGGCCACTGTCGAAAATGGAATTAAGCACGAAGGACAGCAATGGGGCCTGGATCATGGGTTGGAAATTGATCAATATAGCATTGGCACTGCTGAAATTATTAAAGGAGCTAGTTCATTTATGTATGGATCAGATGCTATTGGTGGTGTCATACGCCTATCCTCGCCAGCGGAACTCCAAGAGAATGGTTTGAAAGGTCATATCAACTTATTTAACAGGTCCAATAATGCCACCTATGGGGGTTCCTTACAATTACAGGGCAAAAATGGTAACTGGGTTTTTGGTGGCGGAGTAACACATTTGGGCTACGCCGACTATCGTGTACCGACCGACACAGTATATGTTTACAACTATGCTATCCGGTTAAAAGATCGACAGGTTCGCAATACCGCAGGACAAGAGACCAGTTTTCAACTTCGAGGCGGTTATGTCTCCGATCGGTTTTCCTCTATCTTTTATCTGAGCAACTACCATACTAAAATCGGATTTTTCGCCAATGCACATGGTTTAGAGCCACGGGGTGTAGATACAGTACTGTATGACCGTTCTGATCGAGATATCCTTTATCCGAGTCAGCATGTTAATCATTTTAAACTCATTAGCCGAAATTATATCGCGCAGGACGCGCATAAGATCTGGATGGATCTTGGTTACCAAAGAAATTATCGGCAGGAATTCAACAACTACACCGCTCATGGATATATGCCCCCCGTTTACCCGCAGGACATGAACATTCCGATGAATCTCGAACGACTGTATGATAAAGAGATCTATCATATGACTTTAAAAGATGAATTTGCTTTGGCTACACATCGGCTCACTATAGGTGGTAATGTTGAATATCAACGTAACAACATCGATGGCTGGAGCTTCCTTATCCCTTCCTATAGACAAAAAGCACTAGGTGTATTTATCTACGATCAATATCCGATCAACGAACAAACAACACTCTATGGTGCATTACGTTATGATCACAGCAATATCCACAGCTCGCCTTATCAAGATTGGTTTGCATCCAAACTGGAAAACAATCAATCTGCTCATATCGTCCGGGCGGACGAACTTCATCGTAGTTTCAATAGTCTCGTTTGGTCTCTTGGTGCAACACGGCAAATGGGTTTATGGGAGGCAAAATTGAATGTTGGTAAAAGTTTCCGGGCACCTATTGCGCAGGAACTGGCTGCCAATGGTGTGAACTATCATTATTTTAGTTATGAAAAGGGGGATGCGTCCCTTTCTCCCGAGCAATCCTACCAAATGGACTTATCTGTAGCTCGGCGCACCGGAAATACGTACATCGCATTCACACCTTTTTTCAATTATTTTTCCAATTATATCTACCTCAATCCTACATCGGGTTATGATCAGTACTATGGTGCTGGCAACCAAATATTTGAATATTCACAAAGCAAAGTACGGCGTTATGGTGCCGAACTAAAAGTGGAATATCGTCCTTTAACCCATTGGAAAGTAGAATTATTGGGTGAATATGTTCGATCTGAACAACTTTCAGGCAGCAAGAAAGGTTATACATTACCCTTTTCTCCCGCCCCTTCACTTGTATTGGATCTCAGTTGGTCTCCCAAAAGTAGCACCTATTTTAAGGAGCCTTACCTCTCCTTGGATTCCAAATGGACAGCTAGCCAAAAGCATATTGTCCCACCAGAAGAAAAAACAAAAGGTTATCAAATTCTCAATTTCAGAGCGGGAACACAGCTGATCCTGGGCAAATCAGCACTTCAATTGCGCTTACAAGTTCAGAACATTTTTAACACAAGATATATGGATCACACCAGTTTCTACCGGCTGATCTCACTCCCTGAACAGGGACGAAATATCATCCTATCTGTCGGGATCCCTTTCGGAACCCAAAATCGAACCTAACAAACTCATTGATACAATAAAAAACAGGTGCTAACTCATCATGATAAAAATAAATATACATATGCAAACACTCAAAAAATATGCGCTCATGGCCATCATAGCTGCCTCTACCATCGCTTGTAAGAAAGATAAGGAAAATATTGATACCGAAAAACCAACAATAGATATCAGTGCAGCGACCGCTTTTCCGAAACAATGCAGCCAAATCAGACGTGGATCCAGTTTTACGTTCCGCGCAAAACTATCCGACAATGTCGCTTTGGGCAGCTACAGTATTGACGTTCATCATAATTTTGACCATCATTCACACAGTACCGAAGTGGAGGAATGCACATTAGAGCCGATCAAGAAACCAATCAAACCATTTGTTCTGGTCAAATCTGTTAATATACCGGGGCAACCACAACAGTATGATGCCCAATTTCAGATTGATGTCCCTGCAGACGTCGATCCCGGAAACTATCACTTTATGATCCAAGTGACGGATCAATCCGGCTGGAGTATCCAACGTGGAATCAGCGTACGTATCACTGAATAACAGCGCCCTAACAGACAAAATACTTCGATTATTTTCTATCATAAAATTTAAATCCAATGAACACGAAAACTAGAAACATCAACTTTTTATTACTGTTTACAGCACTTTTCTTCGGCTTTCTGTCTTCTTGTAAGAAAGACAACGCCGATATTCCTGTCACAACAAAACCTACGATCGGCACCTTAGAAATTGGATCTGGCAATAATAAAACGGTCAAGGCCGGAACAGACCTCCATCTCGAAGGTGATATCGTCGCTGAAGCTCTTATCGACAAGATTGAGATCGAAATCCATCAGGAAGGTGGCTCCTTCAAATTTGCCAAAATTTATACTGATGAGAAATATGTTGGCAAAAAAAATGTGACTTTTCATGAGCACATCGACATACCATCTGAAGCTCCTGCTGGTCAATATCATTTTCACTTTACAGTGACGGATAAGGCCGGAAACACAACGACTGTAGAATCTCCATTGACCGTTCAGGCATCAGAGGCGAGAGCCAGCTATAAACTGATTTTTACAGAAGTCAAAGGTTCGGCTCATGGCAACCATTTTCATGATCTTGCCGACAAAGATAATGTAGAACCCACTACCATCAGCTTCGACAATACTGGTAAAGCAATAGCTGGTCATGCTCATCTTAAACCGGCAGGAATTTATAAAATTGAGCTAAAACAATTTGACGCCAATTCCAAAGAAATCCAAGGGCAATACATCAAGAACAAAACAACGGCAGATTATTACAAAGCATTCCTGACCAACGCACCTTTTGTGTTAAATTCAAAAAGTAAAAATGAAAGCGGAGCCATATTTCAACCTAGGGAAACAAAATATGAAGATGGCACAGCTGTTAATGGAGCCCTAGAAACTACAGGTATTATTACTTATTTTACAGCTGGCAAGGACAATGAAGGGGAAAAGAAAGTCGTCTATGTTCTTCGTAAATTTAGCGACTCTGCTACCAAACCCAAAATCACACGCGACGATTGGAACCATTCGGATTATGTGACCAGGTATCCTGGTGAAGATGTGATTAAATTATCTTTCGAACTCCATGCCGAAGAGGGCGAAGATTAATTTAGGGAGAAAGATAATTTAAATAAAAAGCACCTGGTTACGCATGCTAACCAAGTGCTTTTTTTACTAAACCAAACTCGCTATTCAGATTAATCTCTTATTTTACCCAATACATTCCCCTGTGTATCGACGACAAGTTTCCATTCGTCTGTCTGACTTTTCACTTCGAATGCATAAGTAATCTTTTGTTCCTCAGTGATCCTTTTTACATCTTCTATACGATAGCCCGGAAAATCCTTTTTCACCTTTGCAATAACAGCTTTTGGTAAATCATTTTTTGCAAACTCTTCTTTGTGACGCACAATTTTACCATTACTTTGAATCCATACCTCATGATCTGTTCCAAACAAACCTGTTTCGAACTCAGCTTCATATAGTCCCGCTTTCAGTTCCCAGTCTATCCCTTTGGCTTTTGGAAATTTCTGTTGAAAACTATTCACCACCACAGCAGGTACCTGACTTTGGGGAATATCCTGAGCAAAAGCTCCAATTGTTGAGAGTGCAAGAGTACATGCACTTAATATCATTTTACCGTTCATGACTTTACTATTTTTAATGTATTACAAAGTAAACCCACGATTCTGTAAAGATTTGGGAATGTTATTTATGCTGGTATGCTGGGCGAAAATCTAGCTTAAATATATGTTGACTTTTGTCATAATGATAGGAAATAGAAAAACCATATAAATTACATATTGCCTGAACGATCGCCAGCCCCAGACCAGTACCTTTGGACGAGGCATCCGATTTATAGAACCTTGAAAACACATGCTCATTTTCCAGAGCAGTCTGTCCGCTCGTATTCGCAACTATAAGTGTATTTTCAGCAATCGCTATGTTTACCTCCCCCCCATCCATATTATGAAACAATGCATTACGGATCAAATTTGATACAACGATATTGGCCAGAGCACTATCTAATCGTACCTTAAGTTTATCTTGTTGTCTGACATTGATCTTAATATTTTTAAAAGCGGCAATATCTTCTAGTTCATCAGCGATATGTGTGACAAGCTGATTGATTGAGAGATCTTCGTTGTGCAGGAATTGTTTGTTCTCAATCTTGCTGAGCAGCAATAATGATTTATTCAATCGAACAAGTCTCTCTGCTGTGTTTAGTACTTCGGCGATTGTATTCAACTGTTCAGATTGTAGCCCCCCTGTTTCAGCCATCATTTCCAACTTATTGATCATAATAGCCAAGGGTGTCTGTAACTCATGTGACGCATTACCAATAAACTGTTTCTGCTGTTCATACGTTTCCTCATTATGATGGATTAAGGTTGTGACAGCGAGCTGTAAATCTTTAAACTCCTGGATATTGGTATTCATCGCTGGCTTATCGTCCGATTTTCCCAGCCGGAATTTCGTCAACTGATCTAAAAACCGATACAATGGGCTCCATAATCGCTGTATAACAACTTTATTGATTGAGACAATACTGACAACCAAGAGGACAAATAAAATCAAGACAGAATAAAACAGGTTCTTGATCAAATCACTTTCCTCGATCATTGAATTGATAATTGATAACTCGTAGTAGTGCCCCTTATGCTCAAATGCAGTAGTCAGCATGCGTACGGGCTCCAATTCAGGTTCCGGATCGTCATCATCCTGCATATATAACAAGGTGTCTTTATATACATTCTGCATTTTAATCGCCTGTTGCTCGGAAATTTCACGTACCTTATAATTGTTAATTCCAAATTCCAGGTCTGGAGATACAAGTGTCTCAGAAGCCAGTTCCTGAATAATTAAGCGTTTTTGATTCTCCAATTCCTCATCTATATTATCATGGATTACTTCCAACATAAATAAATAAAAGATGGTCGACCATACCGCAATGACCACCAGCACCGAAATAGAGAGATATTTGAGCGTTTGATTGGCTAATTTCATTTTTCAACAAGTTTATACCCTATTCCATACACCGCTTCAAAATCAACTTCCGCTTTTTTCGCTAAAAATTTCTTTCGCAAATTCTTTATCTGTGAATAGATAAAATCGAGGTTATCTGCTTGATCCGTATTATCTCCCCAAACATGCTCTGCTAGTGCATTCTTGCTTACAAGACGGTTTTTATTGAGTAAAAAGTAATTGAGGATATCAAATTCTTTTCTATTCAAAGCGACAGATTCGCCGTTAATCGAAAGACTACGCTCGTTCAGATCAAGCACGAGATTGCCCATCTCCAAAGTATTTTTGCCATCCCGTTGTTTTCTGCGTAATACTGCTTTAATCCGCGCATTTAATTCGGCAATATGAAAGGGTTTGGTCAGATAGTCATCCGCTCCAAGTTCCAGTCCCTTTAGCTTGTCATCCAACGAATCTTTTGCAGAGATAATAATAACATTATCCGACTTGCCTTCCTTTTTCAGTAGATCCAATACCTGCAGTCCACTCCCGCCCGGAAGCATGATATCCAATAAAACACAATCATAGTCATAGACCGACACCTTATCCAGCGCAGATCTAAAATCGCTAGCTGTTTCTACAATATAATCCTCTTTGACAAGAGAGTCCTTTAATATCTCTCTCAATTCCGCTTCATCTTCAATTACAAGTACTTTCATTGGACTATTGTTTTTTTATTACCGAATCTCAATACTGCTTAACTCCAGTTATATTGCTCTCATCGCTACAAATGTATCCCCAATTTAGGAAAGAATTAGGAAAATGACTACTGTTAGTTGACTACAGTCACACAGTGCAGATCGAATAGCCTATTTATTTTTGCGTATTAGCGAAAAAACAAAGCGCATTTCGTATTTTAGGTCTGATACGATCTACTATGGACAAACGCAATGCTAACATCTGGGCGCCTGTCATTGGACTGGACGGTTTTCGCAAAGAACAGACCGCCGGCCGTGAAGAGCTTCTTTTCAATGAATTA
The window above is part of the Sphingobacterium sp. ML3W genome. Proteins encoded here:
- the lepB gene encoding signal peptidase I; translated protein: MELIIFIVLTIIAAYGFWLLFEKAGRRGWEGIVPVYSQWIQGQITNRPVWYIVLLIVPIVNVFVFYNLYLDFIHCFGKRRFWENCAAVLLPFIVLPLWGRDKNVQFLNGIYAKKLKAANSEGKTMTKEIQLGLLHESYNEFKVKYPYKKSMVREWADAIVFATVAATLIRGFLLEAFMIPSGSMQQSLLIGDYLFVSKLNYGPRIPNTPIAFPFAHHTMPVVGGKAFSELIELPYKRLPGFQQIKRNDVIVFNAPAGDTVAIENQDQPYYDLVRSMGYEAVHQQFTIQTRPVDKREHLIKRCVGMPGDKISMQEAVLYVNDQPGFVAPESQMDYIVMTDGTELDEQRMKDMGIEIRLLQPGTYIVFLTQEQAQMVKSWSNVKSMQMNIGKPGEAQINTFPNDPQYKWNYDNFGPFVIPKKGMKVILNAQTLPLYERAIRVYEHNRLEKRADGLYLNGSKTDSYTFKMDYYWMMGDNRHNSLDARDWGFVPEDHIVGKALFTWMSWNTDGKGLSKIRWKRIFKGIH
- a CDS encoding TonB-dependent receptor — protein: MNRRTILTLLFTYSILYPACAQEKATKTIGLREVYIEGGRYKKSAEGAMSIDVLTSDSLQKYQAGSLMQTLSRLPGVNAIGIGASQSKPQIRGLGFNRVATVENGIKHEGQQWGLDHGLEIDQYSIGTAEIIKGASSFMYGSDAIGGVIRLSSPAELQENGLKGHINLFNRSNNATYGGSLQLQGKNGNWVFGGGVTHLGYADYRVPTDTVYVYNYAIRLKDRQVRNTAGQETSFQLRGGYVSDRFSSIFYLSNYHTKIGFFANAHGLEPRGVDTVLYDRSDRDILYPSQHVNHFKLISRNYIAQDAHKIWMDLGYQRNYRQEFNNYTAHGYMPPVYPQDMNIPMNLERLYDKEIYHMTLKDEFALATHRLTIGGNVEYQRNNIDGWSFLIPSYRQKALGVFIYDQYPINEQTTLYGALRYDHSNIHSSPYQDWFASKLENNQSAHIVRADELHRSFNSLVWSLGATRQMGLWEAKLNVGKSFRAPIAQELAANGVNYHYFSYEKGDASLSPEQSYQMDLSVARRTGNTYIAFTPFFNYFSNYIYLNPTSGYDQYYGAGNQIFEYSQSKVRRYGAELKVEYRPLTHWKVELLGEYVRSEQLSGSKKGYTLPFSPAPSLVLDLSWSPKSSTYFKEPYLSLDSKWTASQKHIVPPEEKTKGYQILNFRAGTQLILGKSALQLRLQVQNIFNTRYMDHTSFYRLISLPEQGRNIILSVGIPFGTQNRT
- a CDS encoding DUF4625 domain-containing protein, encoding MQTLKKYALMAIIAASTIACKKDKENIDTEKPTIDISAATAFPKQCSQIRRGSSFTFRAKLSDNVALGSYSIDVHHNFDHHSHSTEVEECTLEPIKKPIKPFVLVKSVNIPGQPQQYDAQFQIDVPADVDPGNYHFMIQVTDQSGWSIQRGISVRITE
- a CDS encoding DUF4625 domain-containing protein, producing the protein MNTKTRNINFLLLFTALFFGFLSSCKKDNADIPVTTKPTIGTLEIGSGNNKTVKAGTDLHLEGDIVAEALIDKIEIEIHQEGGSFKFAKIYTDEKYVGKKNVTFHEHIDIPSEAPAGQYHFHFTVTDKAGNTTTVESPLTVQASEARASYKLIFTEVKGSAHGNHFHDLADKDNVEPTTISFDNTGKAIAGHAHLKPAGIYKIELKQFDANSKEIQGQYIKNKTTADYYKAFLTNAPFVLNSKSKNESGAIFQPRETKYEDGTAVNGALETTGIITYFTAGKDNEGEKKVVYVLRKFSDSATKPKITRDDWNHSDYVTRYPGEDVIKLSFELHAEEGED
- a CDS encoding PepSY-like domain-containing protein; the encoded protein is MNGKMILSACTLALSTIGAFAQDIPQSQVPAVVVNSFQQKFPKAKGIDWELKAGLYEAEFETGLFGTDHEVWIQSNGKIVRHKEEFAKNDLPKAVIAKVKKDFPGYRIEDVKRITEEQKITYAFEVKSQTDEWKLVVDTQGNVLGKIRD
- a CDS encoding HAMP domain-containing sensor histidine kinase — its product is MKLANQTLKYLSISVLVVIAVWSTIFYLFMLEVIHDNIDEELENQKRLIIQELASETLVSPDLEFGINNYKVREISEQQAIKMQNVYKDTLLYMQDDDDPEPELEPVRMLTTAFEHKGHYYELSIINSMIEESDLIKNLFYSVLILFVLLVVSIVSINKVVIQRLWSPLYRFLDQLTKFRLGKSDDKPAMNTNIQEFKDLQLAVTTLIHHNEETYEQQKQFIGNASHELQTPLAIMINKLEMMAETGGLQSEQLNTIAEVLNTAERLVRLNKSLLLLSKIENKQFLHNEDLSINQLVTHIADELEDIAAFKNIKINVRQQDKLKVRLDSALANIVVSNLIRNALFHNMDGGEVNIAIAENTLIVANTSGQTALENEHVFSRFYKSDASSKGTGLGLAIVQAICNLYGFSISYHYDKSQHIFKLDFRPAYQHK
- a CDS encoding response regulator transcription factor, with the protein product MKVLVIEDEAELREILKDSLVKEDYIVETASDFRSALDKVSVYDYDCVLLDIMLPGGSGLQVLDLLKKEGKSDNVIIISAKDSLDDKLKGLELGADDYLTKPFHIAELNARIKAVLRRKQRDGKNTLEMGNLVLDLNERSLSINGESVALNRKEFDILNYFLLNKNRLVSKNALAEHVWGDNTDQADNLDFIYSQIKNLRKKFLAKKAEVDFEAVYGIGYKLVEK